A stretch of DNA from Nitrospinota bacterium:
TGTAGCAGCATCCGGTATTTGCTAATGGAGCAATCAAGGAATCGTATGGCCGAATCCGTGCTCCTGCTCGCTCACTATTGTATTTATCTGGGCCTCTTGTTCAGCCTCCTGGGTGGCTGGCAGGCTTTACTGTTCATCGCCATTCATCAAGCGATGTTTGGCCTATACATGGGTTCGGTCTTCGCCCCAAACCATAAAGGCATGCCAATTTTGGAAAGCGACCACAAGCTGGACTACTTGCATATGCAAGTGATTACCGCTCGAAATGTCAGGGCTCACCCTATTACAGATTTCATGTACGGCGCCCTCAACTACCAGATCGAACACCATCTCTTTCCAAACATCCCCCGAAACAAACTGAGAGAAGCTCAGGAAATCATCAAATCATTTTGTCGAGAGCATTCTATCGCCTATCATGAGACCAGCGTGCTTCAATCCTACAGGGAAATTCTCGGACACTTTCATGAGATCAGTGCTTTGATTCACGACGAAAAGCCTCACATCCCTCCTCCATAATTTGTCTATCAAAAGGCCAAGGGTAAGCCTATTGATTGATCCATCTGGTCGTAATACAAGCTGGAGGACGTAAAAAAGAACGCACATCTTTATCAATATATTACGTCCAAAATGGACACTTCTGCGCAAATGTCAACTGTGTCTAAAAATGTCTAATGTGTCAAAGAGCGCTGAGAGGGTCGGATGGGCGCGGCGGGCTTTTCCTCTGGATGCCCATACCAAGATTGACGGTTAATCCCACCTCGCTGTGGCCGATTGGTGCCAGGGGCTCCTTTGCCTACGCTTATCCCTTGAAAGCTATTGTCAGAGAAAGGGCTTGACACCCTCAAGGGGTGGAATTAAGATTAGTCTCGATTATCTATTCGACACGACTGAGCTCTTTTCCCTCATCTAATTGATGAAGGACTGACGTTTGAACTCCTCACGTGAGAGGAGCATTGCGAAAAACGTGATTCACGGAGTCCCCGGTTTATTCCAGGGCTCTCGGTCAGAGCCAGACAATTTTAAGGAGGCCTAATCATGGCGCACGAACTTCCTCCCTTGCCGTACGACTACAACGCCTTAGAGCCGCACATCGACGCTCGGACGATGGAAATCCACCACTCGAAACACCACAACGCTTACGTGGCCGGCCTGAACGGGGCCCTTGAGGGCCACGACGACCTGGCCGACATGAGCGTCGAAGCCCTGCTCGCCGACATCAACCGCGTGCCGGAAGGTATCCGCCAGGCCGTGATCAACCACGGCGGCGGCCAAGCCAACCACTCGTTGTTCTGGCAGATTATGGGCCCCGGAGCGGGCGGGGAGCCGACAGGTGCGTTGGCCGACGCCATCAACGCAACCTTCGGGAGCTTCACGGCGTTCACCGAGCAGGTGACCCAGGCGGGGATGACGCGGTTCGGCAGCGGCTGGGCGTGGCTCGTAGTGGACGGCGGCGGAAACCTCCTCGTCTACAACACGCTCAATCAGGACTCGCCAATCATGCAGGGCCACACGCCGATACTCGGCCTCGACGTCTGGGAGCACGCCTACTATCTCAACTACCAGAACCGCAGGCCCGACTACATCGCCGCGTGGTGGAACGTCGTTAACTGGGACAAGGTCGCCGAGCTGCACTCAGCCGCTCAGGGATAGCCGGCCAGACTTCGCCGGCCTCCGTCCTGCAAGCTGAAGTCACCCAACTCACCTGGCTGGAGAGGATATGGCCCCGGCCATACGCCACGATTGGACCACCGAAGAGGTCCTGGAGATTCTAGGAGCTCCACTGCTCGACCTCGTCCACCGCGCCCAGGCCGTTCACCGGGAGCATCACCCGGCCAACGCCATCCAGCTCGCTAGCCTGCTCAGCATCAAGACCGGCGGCTGCCCGGAAGACTGCGCATATTGCCCTCAGTCTGCCCACTACGAGGTTCCGCTTCAAAAGGAGCGTTTTCTCGCTCTTGAGCACGTCCTCGAGGCGGCCCGGCGCGCCAAGGAGAACGGCGCGACGCGGTTTTGCATGGGGGCGGCGTGGCGCGAGGTAAAAGACGGGCCTGAGTTCGACGCCGTCCTCGAGATGGTCCGCGGCGTTCGGGCGCTCGGCATGGAAGCGTGCACCACGCTCGGGATGCTGACCGAGGATCAAGCCCGCCGTTTGAGCGAGGCGGGCCTCACCGCCTACAACCACAACCTCGATACGGGGCCGGAATTTTACGGCTCGATCATCACAACACGGGTCTATGAGGACCGTCTGAAAACCCTCGAGCGCGTGCGCAACGCGGGGATTACGGTCTGCGCAGGCGGCATCATCGGGATGGGCGAGACCGTGCGCGATAGGGCGCAATTGCTCGAGGTCCTGGCCAATCTCGACCCGCACCCGGAAAGCGTCCCCATCAACGCGCTGGTCGCCGTAGCCGGAACACCCCTGGCCGAGCGGCCTCCGGTCGATCCGCTAGAGCTTGTGCGGATGTGCGCGACCGCCCGAATTCTCATGCCGAAAGCCTTCGTCCGCCTGAGCGCCGGCCGGAGCGCGCTGAGCCGCGAAGCGCAAATCCTCTGTTTTATGGCAGGCGCCAACTCGATTTTTTACGGCGAGAAGCTTCTTACGACGAAGAACAACCAGATGAACGAGGATTTGCAAATGCTTCGCGATATCGGCGCCGAGGCCCTCATACCCACCCCGGAGACTCCCACCTCCAGCAGCGTCTAGCCCAGTACCCTCCCGCTCTACGGCTGTACCCCATAATAGTGCGGAAAGCCGTGCCTGTCAGGCTCACGAGGCCGGGCCCGCCCTACTTTGTGTAACTGATCCGGTAGATGGCGCCTGCGTGGTCGTCTGAGACCAGAAGCGCCCCGTCGGGCATGACTAGAAGGTCCACGGGCCGACCCCACGCCCGGCCACCCTGCAGCCATCCCTCGGCGAAGACCTCGTAGGCCACCGCCCGCCCTCCTTCGAGTCGAACGAGGGTCACGCGGTAGCCGATAGGCGTTGTGCGATTCCAGGAGCCGTGCTCGGCGATGAAAATTTGCCCCCGGTACTTCTCAGGGAACATCTCCCCCGTGTAAAATCGCATGCCAAGAGAGGCGACGTGGGGGCCAAGCTCACGGGCCGGGGGCGTGAATGCCCCGCACCTGCGCGACTTTCCAAATTCCGGGTCGGGAACGCTCCTGCCGTGACAGTAAGGGAAGCCGAAGTGGAGCCCTTTACGCGGAGCGTGGTTCAACTCATCCGGCGGCATGTCGTCCCCCATCCAATCCCGCCCGTTGTCGGTGAACCAGAGCTCCTCAGTAGCCGGATGCCAGTCGAACCCGACCGAGTTTCGAACGCCGAGGGCGAACTGCTCCAACCCCGTCCCATCGGGCTCCATCCGAAATATACCGCCGTAGCGCCCCTCAACGGGCTCGCAGATATTGCACGGAGCGCCCACCGGCACGTAGAGCTTCCCGTCCGGCCCGAAGCGAATGAACTTCCAGCCGTGGTGCCTATCCGTCGGGAACGTGTCGTTTACCACGACAGGCTTTGGAGGATCGTTGAGGGCGGCCTCGATATTGTCATATCGGAGCACTCGATTCACCTCAGCCACGTAGAGAGCGCCGTCTCTGAAGGCGACGCCGTTCGGCATATTGAGCCCCCTCGCCAGGGTGATGACCTCCTCGGCGGCGTTGTCCCGGTCGCGATCAACCAGGGCGTAGACGGCACCCAGCGTCCGCGTGCCTACGAACAGCGTCCCGTTGGGGCTCAAGGTCATCGAGCGCGCGCCGGGCACATCCCCAGCGTAGACGCTGATTTTAAAGCCGGGAGACAGGGAGATTTTATCAAGCGGCAACCGCTCGCCATTCGCTGCCGGTGGGCAAATTAATAAGAGCAGCAGAACCGAAGCTGTGAGAAGGAGGATTGGTGGGTTCCACAGGGCCCGCCTGAGTGCCTTCATAGCCTATTGTAGCATCATGACTCTCTGTTGGCGATTAAGGGGGCGGAGCAGCCAGGCCACCTGAGGGGCAATTTTTGGAGAAGTATTGACTTTTTAATAAGTTATTAGCAGTCAAGGTTTCCTAGGATAATCGGGCCTGCAAGGCACCAGGAAAAAACAGCTGGTTGAATCGCTCCAAGAACCAGGCCTGCGCTGGACGCCTCTTTCATGGCTCATCACATTTGGATGCCGTCATGTAACGCCTTACTGGGGGGGGTCAAAGGCTCCCTCGTGATCACTCACCTGTTTTGCGGCGACGGCGGTAAAGGGTGCGGGCGCCCCAGATGGCCCCGACCACCAACAGGACCATAAACGGACCTGTCCAAAGCATGAAGTTCGTTCGGGAGGCGGTCCGGTGCGCATCGCGGAGCTGCTCGGCCTCGTCCCTGATCTTGATGAGATGCCCTAGAGTCTCAGCGTAGCCGTACCACCAGGCGTAATCGGGACTCATATGGAAGGCGCCCTTATAGGACTTCAGGTTGGCGAAGAAGAACATGTCGAAGTACTCACGCTCCACGGATGAGACATCATAATAGAGTCCGGCTGGCCAAAAGGTGCCCCCTTGGGTCTCGGTGGCAACGAACTGCTCACCAGGTAGGAGCCCCGCGGACCGCGAACGTCGAGAAGGCTCGATGATCTTGTCCCGATAGAGACTGTGGAGGATATCCCGAGCCTCGATAACTAGGGCGTCACCCATCAACTTGTGGGCGTCGGACGCCTCCAGGTAGCCTCGGGCCTTCGCCTCTGAGTGGCACGTCAAGCAAACCTTGATCATTTCGGCGCGCTTAACCTGGTTCTCCGGCTTCACGGTAATGTCGGCGAGTTGCCCTAAGGCAGGCTGAACCCCCATCCCCCAGATGATTTTCTTGCTCATATTATGGCTTGACGAGCGGTTGCCCGCCTCGTCGATATAGAGCATGTGGCAGTACGCGCAAGTGGGAGCGTTGTAGGCCGCTTCCTCTAGCGGGGCCTTCCAATCCCAGTTTCCTCCGTCGGTCAGGTAGATGGCGCCGTGTTTCGAGGTGGAGTAGGCCTCCCAATTTGGGTGATCGGGTCCCATGTGGCAAGTCATGCACGCCTCCGGCCGGCGCGCTTCGGCAGGGTCGAACCGATGGCGAGTGTGGCAGGCGATGCAGCCATTACGATAGGGAAGGCTTGAGAGGTCCACGTACTGCTTCTTTTTTGGGTCCCAAAACGGCTCGTCGGTGGCCCCGGCCTGTGTGTGGCATGGGTCGCACCCTACTTCCATCACCTTCCGCGGCATTTGGGCATAGTGGGGAACCTTGATGTTCCGCTCCCAATTGATCCCGATTCCCGCAGGTCCAGGGCCGTATGAGTGGCCGGCGTCTAGAACGTGCTCCTTGTAGATCTTGGCGTGGCAGGCCGCACAGACCCTTTCGGAAACCCGGCCCTTGACCTTTGTTATCTCAGTGTGGTCGGCTCCGTGACAGACAGCACAGGAGTTTGGCTCGGGCAAGCCCGCAGGAATCCGGGGGTTCTGTCGGCCGGGCTTGAACATAGAGGAAGACCGGTATTGAGCAACTAACCCTGGGTGATGTTTAGTGTGGCATTCGATGCAGGATGCGGCGCTCTGAGCG
This window harbors:
- a CDS encoding acyl-CoA desaturase — protein: MSQFTELRQIINQKGLLNKQPAYYTYKILLNLGFLGTGLILLIVIDNIWLQSLNAVFMAFAFTQVAFMGHDAGHRQIFLGARKNDIIGLIVGNLLVGISYGWWCDNHNAHHSNPNQPDLDPDIKIRPLAFSEEQARGKRGLSRFMVKYQGYLYFPLILLEGISKRCSSIRYLLMEQSRNRMAESVLLLAHYCIYLGLLFSLLGGWQALLFIAIHQAMFGLYMGSVFAPNHKGMPILESDHKLDYLHMQVITARNVRAHPITDFMYGALNYQIEHHLFPNIPRNKLREAQEIIKSFCREHSIAYHETSVLQSYREILGHFHEISALIHDEKPHIPPP
- a CDS encoding superoxide dismutase — protein: MMAHELPPLPYDYNALEPHIDARTMEIHHSKHHNAYVAGLNGALEGHDDLADMSVEALLADINRVPEGIRQAVINHGGGQANHSLFWQIMGPGAGGEPTGALADAINATFGSFTAFTEQVTQAGMTRFGSGWAWLVVDGGGNLLVYNTLNQDSPIMQGHTPILGLDVWEHAYYLNYQNRRPDYIAAWWNVVNWDKVAELHSAAQG
- the bioB gene encoding biotin synthase BioB; this encodes MAPAIRHDWTTEEVLEILGAPLLDLVHRAQAVHREHHPANAIQLASLLSIKTGGCPEDCAYCPQSAHYEVPLQKERFLALEHVLEAARRAKENGATRFCMGAAWREVKDGPEFDAVLEMVRGVRALGMEACTTLGMLTEDQARRLSEAGLTAYNHNLDTGPEFYGSIITTRVYEDRLKTLERVRNAGITVCAGGIIGMGETVRDRAQLLEVLANLDPHPESVPINALVAVAGTPLAERPPVDPLELVRMCATARILMPKAFVRLSAGRSALSREAQILCFMAGANSIFYGEKLLTTKNNQMNEDLQMLRDIGAEALIPTPETPTSSSV
- a CDS encoding sorbosone dehydrogenase family protein, giving the protein MKALRRALWNPPILLLTASVLLLLLICPPAANGERLPLDKISLSPGFKISVYAGDVPGARSMTLSPNGTLFVGTRTLGAVYALVDRDRDNAAEEVITLARGLNMPNGVAFRDGALYVAEVNRVLRYDNIEAALNDPPKPVVVNDTFPTDRHHGWKFIRFGPDGKLYVPVGAPCNICEPVEGRYGGIFRMEPDGTGLEQFALGVRNSVGFDWHPATEELWFTDNGRDWMGDDMPPDELNHAPRKGLHFGFPYCHGRSVPDPEFGKSRRCGAFTPPARELGPHVASLGMRFYTGEMFPEKYRGQIFIAEHGSWNRTTPIGYRVTLVRLEGGRAVAYEVFAEGWLQGGRAWGRPVDLLVMPDGALLVSDDHAGAIYRISYTK
- a CDS encoding c-type cytochrome — encoded protein: MKRALFFGLLFFLVFPLSGALAQTPGNGERLFIQKGCIGCHGISGRGGAGPDLAGTGLSFEEFLKQLRAPRAQMPPFPPNAVSESEAVEIYAFLKAAPPAPPRVSAVPPEGAQSAASCIECHTKHHPGLVAQYRSSSMFKPGRQNPRIPAGLPEPNSCAVCHGADHTEITKVKGRVSERVCAACHAKIYKEHVLDAGHSYGPGPAGIGINWERNIKVPHYAQMPRKVMEVGCDPCHTQAGATDEPFWDPKKKQYVDLSSLPYRNGCIACHTRHRFDPAEARRPEACMTCHMGPDHPNWEAYSTSKHGAIYLTDGGNWDWKAPLEEAAYNAPTCAYCHMLYIDEAGNRSSSHNMSKKIIWGMGVQPALGQLADITVKPENQVKRAEMIKVCLTCHSEAKARGYLEASDAHKLMGDALVIEARDILHSLYRDKIIEPSRRSRSAGLLPGEQFVATETQGGTFWPAGLYYDVSSVEREYFDMFFFANLKSYKGAFHMSPDYAWWYGYAETLGHLIKIRDEAEQLRDAHRTASRTNFMLWTGPFMVLLVVGAIWGARTLYRRRRKTGE